A single window of Candidatus Methylomirabilota bacterium DNA harbors:
- a CDS encoding polysaccharide pyruvyl transferase family protein, whose translation MRRILIARSIGPEGEFDLHGVQDTGSPWKTRKLDHLNTGNNVWFQGLVSTLLTPGNHVEFLTDEMSVEYINDHFDAVIRPHANVFGFLFVRIMEDHVRAWKGLKIPMYIVACGAQADSYDALDELAETIRTPACRFMDSVYATGGEFALRGYFTKAFFDRMGYHTAEVTGCPSLYQCGRDLRIPAEKVPRAAFRPVVNGRLELVEPLLQEHRDVPFIDQGDFLRFLDDPAFREEHDLGLRDMVRLIERHGAFMFRMMGADRVRLFHDVPEWRSFLMENRFSFSFGSRIHGNIMAILAGIPAVVCARDSRTRELAEFHEIPFVAKGVYDRERLYELYARTDYRAFNRGFAARYDRYEAFLVRHGLAERINPDNAFFASEPRRTEARPVNRAFIGEINEKLDRLGPVYRALGWAARMKRGLARLLRR comes from the coding sequence ATGCGACGGATATTGATCGCGCGATCGATCGGGCCCGAGGGGGAATTCGACCTGCACGGGGTGCAGGATACCGGCAGCCCGTGGAAGACGCGGAAGTTGGATCACCTCAACACCGGCAACAACGTGTGGTTCCAGGGACTGGTCTCCACGCTGCTCACCCCGGGCAACCACGTCGAGTTCCTGACGGACGAGATGAGCGTGGAGTACATCAACGACCATTTCGATGCCGTCATACGGCCGCACGCCAACGTCTTCGGCTTTCTGTTCGTGCGGATCATGGAGGATCACGTCCGCGCGTGGAAGGGATTGAAGATCCCGATGTACATCGTCGCCTGCGGTGCGCAGGCAGACTCCTACGACGCGCTGGACGAGCTGGCGGAGACCATCCGGACCCCGGCCTGCCGGTTCATGGACAGCGTCTACGCGACCGGCGGAGAGTTCGCCCTGCGGGGATATTTCACCAAGGCGTTTTTCGACCGCATGGGCTACCACACCGCGGAGGTGACGGGCTGCCCGTCCCTGTATCAATGCGGCAGGGACCTGCGCATCCCCGCGGAGAAAGTGCCGCGTGCCGCGTTCCGGCCGGTGGTGAACGGGCGGCTGGAGCTGGTCGAGCCGCTGCTGCAGGAGCATCGCGACGTGCCGTTCATCGATCAGGGAGATTTCTTGCGCTTTCTCGATGACCCCGCGTTTCGGGAAGAGCACGACCTGGGCCTGCGGGACATGGTCAGGCTGATCGAGCGCCATGGAGCGTTCATGTTCCGGATGATGGGCGCAGACCGCGTCCGGCTCTTCCACGATGTGCCGGAATGGCGGAGCTTCCTGATGGAGAACCGGTTCAGCTTCTCCTTCGGGTCGCGGATCCATGGAAACATCATGGCGATCCTGGCCGGTATCCCCGCGGTCGTCTGCGCCCGTGATTCGCGGACGCGGGAGCTGGCGGAGTTTCATGAGATCCCGTTCGTCGCGAAGGGCGTCTACGACAGAGAGCGGCTGTACGAGCTCTATGCCCGGACGGACTACCGCGCATTCAACCGTGGCTTCGCCGCGAGATACGACCGATATGAAGCGTTCCTCGTCCGGCACGGGCTGGCGGAACGCATCAACCCGGACAATGCCTTCTTCGCGAGCGAGCCGAGACGGACGGAAGCCCGGCCGGTGAACCGGGCGTTCATCGGCGAGATCAACGAGAAGCTGGATCGGCTCGGCCCGGTCTACCGAGCCCTCGGATGGGCCGCCCGGATGAAGCGCGGACTCGCCCGGCTCTTGCGGAGGTGA